From one Rattus rattus isolate New Zealand chromosome 15, Rrattus_CSIRO_v1, whole genome shotgun sequence genomic stretch:
- the Ttr gene encoding transthyretin — MASLRLFLLCLAGLIFVSEAGPGGAGESKCPLMVKVLDAVRGSPAVDVAVKVFKKAADGTWEPFASGKTAESGELHGLTTDEKFTEGVYRVELDTKSYWKALGISPFHEYAEVVFTANDSGHRHYTIAALLSPYSYSTTAVVSNPQN; from the exons ATGGCTTCCCTTCGCCTATTCCTCCTCTGCCTCGCTGGACTGATATTTGTGTCTGAAGCTGGCCCTGGG GGTGCTGGAGAATCCAAGTGTCCTCTGATGGTCAAAGTCCTGGATGCTGTCCGAGGCAGCCCTGCTGTCGATGTGGCCGTGAAAGTGTTCAAAAAGGCTGCAGACGGAACCTGGGAGCCGTTTGCCTCTGG GAAGACCGCTGAGTCCGGAGAGCTGCACGGACTCACCACAGATGAGAAGTTCACGGAAGGGGTGTACAGGGTAGAACTGGACACCAAATCGTACTGGAAGGCTCTTGGCATTTCCCCATTCCATGAATACGCAGAG gTGGTTTTCACAGCCAACGACTCTGGTCATCGCCACTACACCATCGCAGCCCTGCTCAGCCCGTACTCCTACAGCACCACCGCTGTCGTCAGCAACCCCCAGAACTGA